A stretch of Triticum aestivum cultivar Chinese Spring chromosome 1D, IWGSC CS RefSeq v2.1, whole genome shotgun sequence DNA encodes these proteins:
- the LOC123162596 gene encoding aldo-keto reductase family 4 member C10 isoform X1, with translation MARHFLLNTGAKMPSVGLGTWQAEPGVVGAAVYAAVKAGYRHIDCAREYHNEKEIGLALKKLFEEEVVKREDLFITSKLWNDCHAPEDVPEALNESLNDLQLDYLDLYLIHCPFSVKKGTNHSPENYVTPDIPATWGAMEKLHDAGKALAIGVSNFSSKKLGDLLDVARVPPAVNQVECHPCWQQTKLHNFCQSTGVHLSAYSPLGSPGTSWMNGNVLEEPIIISIAEKLGKTPGQVALLWNIQMGHGVLPKSTNPERIKQNLDVYDWTFPADMLAKFSGIKQARLLRGDMMINPQSVYKTHEELWDGEI, from the exons aTGGCGAGACACTTCCTGCTCAATACGGGAGCGAAGATGCCCTCGGTGGGGCTCGGCACctggcaggctgaacccggcgtcgtcggcgccgccgtCTACGCCGCCGTCAAG GCCGGTTACCGGCACATCGATTGCGCCAGAGAATACCACAATGAGAAGGAG ATCGGCTTGGCGCTGAAAAAGCTATTTGAAGAGGAGGTAGTAAAGCGTGAAGATCTGTTTATCACCTCTAAGCTATG GAATGACTGTCACGCTCCTGAAGATGTGCCAGAGGCACTAAATGAAAGCCTGAATGATTTACAGCTTGATTACTTGGATCTTTATCTT ATCCACTGCCCATTTAGTGTCAAGAAGGGAACAAACCACAGCCCTGAAAACTATGTTACACCTGACATCCCTGCTACTTGGGGGGCAATGGAAAAGTTACATGATGCTGGCAAAGCTCTCGCGATTGGTGTGAGTAACTTTTCATCAAAGAAGTTGGGTGACTTGCTTGATGTAGCTCGTGTACCTCCTGCTGTTAATCAGGTGGAATGTCATCCTTGTTGGCAGCAAACTAAGCTCCACAACTTTTGTCAGTCAACTGGCGTTCATCTTAGT GCTTACTCACCACTAGGTTCACCTGGTACTTCTTGGATGAATGGTAATGTCCTTGAAGAGCCAATAATCATCTCAATAGCTGAGAAACTCGGGAAGACACCTGGACAAGTGGCTCTGCTCTGGAACATTCAGATGGGCCACGGTGTACTACCAAAGAGTACAAATCCAGAAAGGATAAAGCAAAACCTTGATGTTTATGATTGGACATTTCCAGCTGACATGCTTGCAAAGTTCTCAGGGATTAAGCAG GCTAGGCTGCTGAGAGGCGACATGATGATTAATCCACAGAGCGTTTACAAGACCCACGAGGAGCTCTGGGACGGTGAAATTTAG
- the LOC123162596 gene encoding aldo-keto reductase family 4 member C10 isoform X2, producing MARHFLLNTGAKMPSVGLGTWQAEPGVVGAAVYAAVKAGYRHIDCAREYHNEKEIGLALKKLFEEEVVKREDLFITSKLWNDCHAPEDVPEALNESLNDLQLDYLDLYLIHCPFSVKKGTNHSPENYVTPDIPATWGAMEKLHDAGKALAIGQTKLHNFCQSTGVHLSAYSPLGSPGTSWMNGNVLEEPIIISIAEKLGKTPGQVALLWNIQMGHGVLPKSTNPERIKQNLDVYDWTFPADMLAKFSGIKQARLLRGDMMINPQSVYKTHEELWDGEI from the exons aTGGCGAGACACTTCCTGCTCAATACGGGAGCGAAGATGCCCTCGGTGGGGCTCGGCACctggcaggctgaacccggcgtcgtcggcgccgccgtCTACGCCGCCGTCAAG GCCGGTTACCGGCACATCGATTGCGCCAGAGAATACCACAATGAGAAGGAG ATCGGCTTGGCGCTGAAAAAGCTATTTGAAGAGGAGGTAGTAAAGCGTGAAGATCTGTTTATCACCTCTAAGCTATG GAATGACTGTCACGCTCCTGAAGATGTGCCAGAGGCACTAAATGAAAGCCTGAATGATTTACAGCTTGATTACTTGGATCTTTATCTT ATCCACTGCCCATTTAGTGTCAAGAAGGGAACAAACCACAGCCCTGAAAACTATGTTACACCTGACATCCCTGCTACTTGGGGGGCAATGGAAAAGTTACATGATGCTGGCAAAGCTCTCGCGATTGGT CAAACTAAGCTCCACAACTTTTGTCAGTCAACTGGCGTTCATCTTAGT GCTTACTCACCACTAGGTTCACCTGGTACTTCTTGGATGAATGGTAATGTCCTTGAAGAGCCAATAATCATCTCAATAGCTGAGAAACTCGGGAAGACACCTGGACAAGTGGCTCTGCTCTGGAACATTCAGATGGGCCACGGTGTACTACCAAAGAGTACAAATCCAGAAAGGATAAAGCAAAACCTTGATGTTTATGATTGGACATTTCCAGCTGACATGCTTGCAAAGTTCTCAGGGATTAAGCAG GCTAGGCTGCTGAGAGGCGACATGATGATTAATCCACAGAGCGTTTACAAGACCCACGAGGAGCTCTGGGACGGTGAAATTTAG